In one window of Micromonospora cathayae DNA:
- a CDS encoding peptidase inhibitor family I36 protein: MIRRVSRLALLVSMVGVLLAGGLAGPAGAAPRSEVSAAVQSASVDEPVGVLASCGAAGYACFWVGGGFTGTRGRVAGNNPNYRYLSNSSGCTKAPGTWNDCISSIRNDGTQCTVYFWTDADYHGRYHSLSRGDQVGNFSGAPYYDAAFNDAISSNHWCTPN; the protein is encoded by the coding sequence ATGATCCGGAGAGTGTCGAGGCTGGCCCTGCTGGTCAGCATGGTGGGCGTCCTGCTGGCCGGCGGTCTGGCCGGCCCGGCCGGCGCCGCGCCCCGGTCCGAGGTGTCCGCTGCCGTCCAGTCCGCCAGCGTGGACGAGCCGGTCGGGGTGCTGGCGAGCTGCGGCGCGGCCGGCTACGCCTGCTTCTGGGTCGGCGGCGGCTTCACCGGCACCCGCGGCCGGGTGGCGGGAAACAACCCGAACTACCGGTACCTGTCCAACAGCAGCGGCTGCACGAAGGCTCCGGGCACCTGGAACGACTGCATCAGCTCGATCCGCAACGACGGCACCCAGTGCACGGTCTACTTCTGGACGGACGCCGACTACCACGGCCGGTACCACAGCCTGAGCCGGGGCGACCAGGTCGGGAACTTCTCCGGCGCGCCCTACTACGACGCGGCCTTCAACGACGCGATCAGCTCCAACCACTGGTGCACCCCGAACTGA
- a CDS encoding helix-turn-helix domain-containing protein, whose product MVFVDLTSQDLPAAERFDWWREWTRQSMMPTVIDRDGDHHGFHARCRMIDLGPVEVIQHEFQSIRYHRDRRLIQQSDPETLHLALSLRGNLGVAADGRESLVRGDDFVLYDSSRPLVGWASGDDGGSGDGDVIRHILINIPRPRLPLPARQIDRLAVTPMPARHGVGPLLAGYLTTLVRHADRYRPTDALRLATVTVDLVTALCAQYTDTEAAVPIDSRHRVVQARIHDFLQRRLGDPELGPGMIAAAHHISLRHLHKLFHDQGMTVAGRIRELRLERCRADLADPHLSGRPVHAIARRWGFTNSAHFSRLFRATYGMPPGEYRDLAYPAAVHGSASTLRP is encoded by the coding sequence ATGGTGTTCGTGGATCTCACCAGCCAGGATCTACCCGCTGCGGAGCGTTTCGACTGGTGGCGCGAATGGACCCGGCAGTCGATGATGCCCACGGTGATCGACCGGGACGGCGATCACCACGGCTTCCACGCCCGGTGCCGGATGATCGACCTCGGCCCGGTCGAGGTGATCCAGCACGAGTTCCAGTCGATCAGGTACCACCGCGACCGGCGGCTGATCCAGCAGTCCGACCCGGAGACGCTCCACCTGGCGCTCAGCCTGCGCGGAAACCTCGGGGTGGCCGCCGACGGCCGGGAGAGCCTCGTCAGGGGCGACGACTTCGTCCTCTACGACAGTTCCCGGCCGCTGGTCGGCTGGGCCTCGGGAGACGACGGCGGATCGGGAGACGGCGACGTCATCCGCCACATCCTGATCAACATTCCCCGGCCGCGGCTGCCGCTACCGGCCCGGCAGATCGACCGGCTCGCCGTCACCCCGATGCCGGCCCGGCACGGCGTGGGACCGCTGCTCGCCGGCTACCTCACCACGCTGGTCCGGCACGCCGACCGGTACCGCCCCACCGACGCGCTCCGGTTGGCCACCGTCACCGTCGACCTGGTCACCGCGCTCTGCGCCCAGTACACCGACACCGAGGCCGCCGTACCGATCGACAGTCGGCACCGGGTGGTCCAGGCCCGGATCCACGACTTCCTCCAGCGACGGCTCGGTGACCCCGAACTCGGCCCCGGCATGATCGCCGCCGCCCACCACATCTCCCTGCGCCACCTGCACAAACTCTTCCACGACCAGGGCATGACCGTGGCCGGACGGATCCGGGAACTCCGGCTCGAACGCTGCCGCGCCGACCTCGCGGACCCACACCTGTCCGGGCGTCCCGTCCACGCGATCGCCCGCCGCTGGGGCTTCACCAACAGCGCCCATTTCAGTCGGCTCTTCCGTGCCACCTACGGCATGCCGCCGGGAGAGTACCGGGATCTCGCGTACCCGGCCGCCGTGCACGGGTCGGCAAGCACCCTGCGTCCGTAG
- the glgB gene encoding 1,4-alpha-glucan branching protein GlgB — protein sequence MDQLIAGVAHDPHALLGAHPADGRTTIRTLRRGAGQVTLLVDGSRHETRRVHDAGVFEAVVPGTVTDYRVEVDGTVHDDPYRHLPTLGELDLHLIGEGRHERLWEALGARVHGDGVAFAVWAPNAQGVRVVGEFTGWGPDDGWPMRSLGSSGVWELYVPGVTVGQRYKYRILGADGHWRDKADPMAAYAEVPPATASVVHRSTYQWGDADWLARRAKRQPHQEPMSVYEVHLGSWRPGLGYRELAEQLTAYVTDLGFTHVEFLPVMEHPFGGSWGYQVTGYYAPTSRFGDPDAFRHLVDTLHAAGIGVILDWVPAHFPKDEWALARFDGTPLYEHPDPRRGEHPDWGTYVFDFGRREVRNFLVANALYWLDEFHVDGLRVDAVASMLYLDYSRGEGQWAPNQYGGRENLEAIAFMQEVNATVYKHHAGVVMIAEESTAWPGVTRATSGGGLGYGFKWNMGWMHDTLLYTSKDPVYRQHHHHQLTFSLAYAWSENYVLPISHDEVVHGKGSLVAKMPGDTWQKLANVRALLAYMWAHPGKQLLFMGCELGDEREWSEERGLDWYLLHDPARAGVQRLVKDLNAVYRATPALWAQDTDPAGFRWIAGDDVANNTASFVRIAPDGSTLVCVVNFSARPLPDYRIGLPAGGTWTEIINTDAHHYGGSGVGNLGQVHAESVPWHGFPASAALQVPPLGTLWLRPA from the coding sequence ATGGACCAGTTGATCGCCGGTGTGGCGCACGACCCGCACGCCCTGCTGGGGGCGCACCCCGCCGACGGCCGCACCACCATCCGGACCCTGCGCCGGGGCGCGGGACAGGTGACCCTGCTGGTCGACGGGAGCCGGCACGAGACCCGCCGGGTGCACGACGCGGGCGTCTTCGAGGCCGTCGTCCCGGGCACCGTCACCGACTACCGGGTCGAGGTGGACGGGACGGTGCACGACGACCCGTACCGGCATCTCCCCACCCTCGGTGAGCTGGACCTGCACCTGATCGGCGAGGGCCGCCACGAGCGGCTCTGGGAGGCGCTCGGCGCACGGGTACACGGCGACGGGGTGGCGTTCGCGGTGTGGGCGCCCAACGCCCAGGGCGTCCGGGTGGTCGGCGAGTTCACCGGCTGGGGCCCGGACGACGGCTGGCCGATGCGTTCACTCGGGTCCAGCGGCGTGTGGGAGCTGTACGTGCCGGGCGTCACCGTCGGGCAGCGGTACAAGTACCGCATCCTCGGCGCGGACGGGCACTGGCGGGACAAGGCCGACCCGATGGCCGCGTACGCGGAGGTGCCGCCGGCCACCGCGTCGGTGGTGCACCGCTCCACGTACCAGTGGGGGGACGCCGACTGGTTGGCGCGGCGGGCGAAGCGGCAGCCGCACCAGGAACCGATGAGCGTGTACGAGGTGCACCTCGGCTCGTGGCGGCCCGGCCTCGGCTACCGGGAACTGGCCGAGCAGTTGACCGCGTACGTGACCGACCTGGGTTTCACGCACGTGGAGTTCCTGCCGGTGATGGAGCACCCGTTCGGCGGGTCGTGGGGTTACCAGGTCACCGGGTACTACGCGCCGACCTCCCGGTTCGGTGACCCGGACGCGTTCCGGCACCTGGTCGACACCCTGCACGCCGCCGGGATCGGGGTCATCCTGGACTGGGTGCCGGCGCACTTCCCGAAGGACGAGTGGGCCCTCGCGCGCTTCGACGGCACCCCGCTGTACGAGCACCCCGACCCACGCCGGGGCGAACACCCCGACTGGGGCACGTACGTGTTCGACTTCGGTCGCCGGGAGGTACGCAACTTCCTGGTCGCCAACGCGCTGTACTGGCTGGACGAGTTCCACGTGGACGGCCTGCGGGTGGACGCGGTGGCGTCCATGCTCTACCTGGACTACTCCCGGGGTGAGGGGCAGTGGGCCCCGAACCAGTACGGCGGCCGGGAGAACCTGGAGGCGATCGCCTTCATGCAGGAGGTCAACGCCACCGTCTACAAGCACCACGCCGGGGTGGTGATGATCGCCGAGGAGTCCACCGCCTGGCCGGGCGTGACCCGGGCGACCAGCGGCGGCGGGCTCGGGTACGGCTTCAAGTGGAACATGGGCTGGATGCACGACACCCTGCTCTACACCTCGAAGGACCCGGTCTACCGGCAGCACCACCACCATCAGCTCACCTTCTCGCTGGCGTACGCGTGGAGCGAGAACTACGTGCTGCCGATCAGCCACGACGAGGTGGTGCACGGCAAGGGTTCGCTGGTCGCCAAGATGCCCGGCGACACCTGGCAGAAGCTGGCGAACGTGCGGGCGCTGCTGGCGTACATGTGGGCGCACCCGGGCAAGCAGTTGCTGTTCATGGGCTGCGAGCTGGGCGACGAGCGGGAGTGGAGCGAGGAACGCGGCCTCGACTGGTACCTGCTGCACGACCCGGCGCGGGCCGGCGTGCAACGGCTGGTCAAGGACCTGAACGCGGTCTACCGGGCCACCCCGGCGCTGTGGGCGCAGGACACCGACCCGGCCGGCTTCCGCTGGATCGCCGGGGACGACGTCGCCAACAACACCGCGTCGTTCGTGCGGATCGCCCCGGACGGCTCGACCCTGGTGTGCGTGGTGAACTTCTCGGCCCGCCCGCTGCCCGACTACCGGATCGGCCTACCGGCCGGCGGCACCTGGACGGAGATCATCAACACCGACGCGCACCACTACGGCGGGTCGGGGGTGGGCAACCTGGGCCAGGTGCACGCGGAGAGCGTCCCGTGGCACGGCTTCCCCGCCTCGGCCGCCCTCCAGGTCCCCCCGCTCGGCACCCTCTGGCTCCGCCCCGCCTGA
- a CDS encoding alpha-1,4-glucan--maltose-1-phosphate maltosyltransferase, protein MTGRFPIEDITPSVACGRYPAKAVVGEVVPVSARAYREGHDALGCTVVWRGPDGRDRPPVRMRPGEPGQDRWHATIRPDAVGRWTFTVEAFADPYLTWQNAVTKKIAAGQGAAELANDLAEGARVLDAAVGTVPSADRERVRGAAETLRDGTLPVPRRVAPALELVELLWAHPVRELVTAADEYPLWVDRPRALFSAWYEFFPRSEGAVPATVDAPAQSGTFVTAMNRLPGVAAMGFDVLYLPPIHPIGRVNRKGRNNTLVAGPDDVGSPWAIGAAEGGHDAIHPDLGTAEDFRDFVAAAADVGLEVAMDLALQCAPDHPWVTEHPEWFTTRADGTIAYAENPPKKYQDIYPLNFDNDPEGIRAEILRVVLHWVGEGVKVFRVDNPHTKPVDFWHWLIGEVKKVDPDVLFLAEAFTRPAMMHGLGKIGFTQSYTYFTWRTTPAEMREYCEELVASVDWMRPNFWPNTPDILHETLQHGGPPMFKIRAVLASLLSPSWGMYAGYELFEHEARPGAEEYLDNEKFELRPRDWAGAQAQGRSLAPFIATLNRVRREHPALHQLRNLVFHEMDNPALLCWSKRDADTGDTVLVVCSFDSRTVQWGNTTLDMPALGFDWHERFTVHDELTGTSYEWGQRNAVRLDPYLQPAHVFTVRRPTPAEPPTPVPAVPTELTVEAVPDDLSGGTAPVAPADKDVEWTS, encoded by the coding sequence GTGACTGGACGGTTCCCGATCGAAGACATCACCCCCTCGGTGGCCTGCGGTCGCTACCCCGCCAAGGCGGTCGTCGGCGAGGTCGTGCCGGTGTCCGCCCGCGCGTACCGGGAGGGGCACGACGCGCTGGGCTGCACGGTCGTCTGGCGCGGCCCGGACGGGCGGGACCGCCCACCGGTCCGGATGCGGCCCGGCGAGCCCGGCCAGGACCGTTGGCACGCCACCATCCGTCCGGACGCGGTGGGCCGCTGGACGTTCACCGTCGAGGCGTTCGCCGACCCGTACCTGACCTGGCAGAACGCCGTCACCAAGAAGATCGCCGCTGGGCAGGGCGCGGCCGAGCTGGCGAACGACCTGGCCGAGGGGGCGCGGGTGCTGGACGCCGCCGTCGGCACGGTGCCGTCCGCCGACCGCGAGCGGGTGCGCGGCGCGGCAGAGACCCTGCGGGACGGGACGCTGCCGGTTCCGCGTCGGGTGGCCCCGGCTTTGGAGCTGGTCGAGCTGCTCTGGGCCCATCCGGTCCGCGAGCTGGTCACCGCCGCCGACGAGTACCCGCTCTGGGTGGACCGGCCCCGGGCGCTCTTCTCCGCCTGGTACGAGTTCTTCCCGCGCTCGGAGGGGGCGGTGCCGGCGACGGTCGACGCGCCCGCGCAGTCGGGCACCTTCGTCACCGCCATGAACCGGCTGCCCGGGGTGGCGGCGATGGGCTTCGACGTGCTGTACCTGCCGCCGATCCATCCGATCGGCCGGGTCAACCGCAAGGGCCGCAACAACACCCTGGTCGCCGGGCCGGACGACGTGGGTTCGCCGTGGGCGATCGGCGCGGCCGAGGGCGGCCACGACGCCATCCACCCCGACCTGGGTACGGCGGAGGACTTCCGGGACTTCGTCGCCGCCGCCGCCGACGTCGGCCTGGAGGTGGCGATGGACCTGGCGTTGCAGTGCGCGCCGGACCACCCGTGGGTCACCGAGCACCCGGAGTGGTTCACCACCCGCGCCGACGGCACCATCGCGTACGCGGAGAACCCGCCGAAGAAGTACCAGGACATCTACCCGCTGAACTTCGACAACGACCCGGAGGGCATCCGGGCCGAGATCCTGCGGGTGGTGCTGCACTGGGTCGGCGAGGGCGTGAAGGTCTTCCGGGTCGACAACCCGCACACCAAGCCGGTCGACTTCTGGCACTGGCTGATCGGCGAGGTCAAGAAGGTCGACCCGGACGTGCTGTTCCTGGCCGAGGCGTTCACCCGGCCGGCGATGATGCACGGGCTCGGCAAGATCGGCTTCACCCAGTCGTACACGTACTTCACCTGGCGGACCACGCCCGCCGAGATGCGCGAGTACTGCGAAGAGCTGGTCGCCTCGGTGGACTGGATGCGGCCGAACTTCTGGCCGAACACCCCGGACATCCTGCACGAGACGTTGCAGCACGGCGGGCCGCCGATGTTCAAGATCCGGGCGGTGCTGGCGAGTCTGCTCTCCCCGTCCTGGGGCATGTACGCCGGGTACGAACTCTTCGAGCACGAGGCCCGCCCCGGCGCGGAGGAGTACCTGGACAACGAGAAGTTCGAGCTGCGGCCCCGGGACTGGGCCGGCGCGCAGGCGCAGGGCCGGTCCCTCGCCCCGTTCATCGCCACCCTGAACCGGGTCCGGCGGGAGCATCCGGCCCTGCACCAGCTCCGCAACCTGGTCTTCCACGAGATGGACAACCCGGCGTTGCTGTGCTGGTCCAAACGGGACGCCGACACCGGGGACACCGTGCTGGTGGTCTGCTCCTTCGACTCGCGGACCGTGCAGTGGGGCAACACCACGCTGGACATGCCCGCGCTCGGTTTCGACTGGCACGAGCGGTTCACCGTGCACGACGAGTTGACCGGCACCAGCTACGAGTGGGGGCAGCGCAACGCCGTTCGGCTGGACCCGTATCTTCAGCCCGCACACGTGTTCACGGTGCGGCGTCCCACGCCCGCCGAGCCACCGACGCCCGTCCCGGCCGTACCGACCGAGCTGACCGTCGAGGCGGTACCGGACGACCTCTCCGGCGGTACCGCCCCGGTCGCTCCCGCTGACAAGGATGTGGAATGGACCAGTTGA
- a CDS encoding winged helix-turn-helix domain-containing protein gives MPRQPVYEQIISDVIASIQSGTLHPGDKLPSIAELCEQYRASPTPIRFALRILDERGWIEVHQGKGSFVAAKPPA, from the coding sequence ATGCCCAGACAACCCGTGTACGAGCAGATCATCTCCGACGTGATCGCGTCGATACAGTCCGGCACGCTGCACCCCGGCGACAAGCTGCCCTCCATCGCCGAACTGTGCGAGCAGTACCGGGCCAGCCCTACCCCCATCAGGTTCGCTCTGCGGATCCTCGACGAGCGGGGGTGGATCGAGGTGCACCAGGGCAAGGGGTCGTTCGTGGCCGCGAAACCGCCCGCCTAG
- the glgA gene encoding glycogen synthase, translating to MSHSAPLRVDLLTREYPPEVYGGAGVHVEYLARELRRLADVRVHCFGAPRTEPGVTAYPEPAELAGANAALRTMGVDLAMAAGCAGTDVVHSHTWYANLAGHTAKLLHGVPHVVTVHSLEPLRPWKAEQLGGGYALSSWCERTAIEAADAVIAVSAGMMRDVLAAYPAVDPAKVRVVHNGIDTVQYAPDHGTDVLARLGIDPDRPSVVYVGRITRQKGLPYLLRAAHSLPADTQLVLLAGAPDTPEIAAEVEGLVDELRATRSGVVWVAEMLPKPDVIQVLTHATVFVCPSVYEPMGIVNLEAMACETAVVATATGGIPEVVADGETGLLVPIEQATDGSGTPLDPNRFVADLATAINTLLADPTRVAEFGSAGRRRAIDHFSWTAIADQTVQVYRSLLT from the coding sequence ATGAGCCACTCCGCCCCGCTGCGCGTCGACCTGCTCACCCGGGAGTACCCGCCGGAGGTGTACGGGGGTGCCGGGGTGCACGTCGAGTACCTGGCCCGGGAGCTGCGCCGGCTCGCCGACGTACGGGTGCACTGCTTCGGCGCGCCGCGCACCGAGCCGGGCGTCACCGCGTACCCGGAGCCGGCCGAACTGGCCGGGGCGAACGCCGCGCTGCGCACCATGGGCGTCGACCTGGCGATGGCCGCCGGCTGCGCCGGCACCGACGTGGTGCACAGCCACACCTGGTACGCCAACCTGGCCGGGCACACCGCGAAGCTGCTGCACGGGGTGCCGCACGTGGTGACCGTGCACAGCCTGGAGCCGCTGCGGCCGTGGAAGGCCGAGCAGCTCGGCGGCGGGTACGCGCTCTCCTCCTGGTGCGAGCGGACCGCCATCGAGGCCGCCGACGCGGTGATCGCGGTCAGCGCCGGCATGATGCGGGACGTGCTGGCCGCCTACCCGGCGGTGGACCCGGCGAAGGTCCGGGTGGTGCACAACGGCATCGACACCGTCCAGTACGCCCCCGACCACGGCACCGACGTGCTGGCCCGGCTCGGCATCGACCCGGACCGCCCCAGCGTGGTCTACGTCGGCCGGATCACCCGGCAGAAGGGCCTGCCGTACCTGCTCCGGGCCGCGCACTCCCTCCCGGCGGACACCCAACTCGTGCTGCTGGCCGGCGCGCCGGACACCCCGGAGATCGCCGCCGAGGTGGAAGGGCTCGTCGACGAGCTGCGGGCCACCCGCTCCGGCGTGGTCTGGGTGGCCGAGATGCTGCCCAAACCCGACGTGATCCAGGTCCTCACGCACGCCACCGTCTTCGTCTGCCCGTCGGTGTACGAGCCGATGGGCATCGTCAACCTGGAGGCGATGGCCTGCGAGACGGCGGTGGTGGCGACCGCCACCGGCGGCATCCCCGAGGTGGTCGCCGACGGCGAGACCGGCCTGCTGGTCCCGATCGAGCAGGCCACCGACGGCTCCGGCACCCCACTCGACCCGAACCGCTTCGTCGCCGACCTGGCAACCGCGATCAACACCCTCCTGGCCGACCCGACCCGGGTGGCCGAGTTCGGCAGCGCCGGCCGCCGCCGCGCCATCGACCACTTCTCCTGGACCGCCATCGCCGACCAGACCGTGCAGGTGTACCGCTCGCTGCTGACATAG
- the glgC gene encoding glucose-1-phosphate adenylyltransferase: MADKVLAIVLAGGEGKRLMPLTTDRAKPAVPFGGMYRMVDFVLSNLANAGFLKIVVLTQYKSHSLDRHITKTWRMSTLLGNYVTPVPAQQRRGPWWFAGSADAIYQSFNLIYDEQPDYVLVFGADHIYRMDPRQMVDAHIASGAAVTVAGIRQPLAMADQFGVIEVGEDGQRIRAFREKPTDAVGLPDAPDQIYASMGNYVFTTKALIEALEGDAEDKTSKHDMGGSIIPMLVERGEANVYDFRDNDVPGSTDRDRGYWRDVGTLDSFFDAHMDLINVHPVFNLYNFEWPIYTGQLTYPPAKFVHQWGERVGRAVASMVSPGAVISGSLVENSIVSPKVKVHSWAHVDGAVLMEGVEIGRHAVVRRAILDKNVYVPEGAEIGVDLEKDRQRYTVSDNGIVVIGKGQRVEV, encoded by the coding sequence ATGGCTGACAAGGTGCTCGCGATCGTCCTGGCCGGCGGGGAGGGCAAGCGCCTGATGCCGCTCACCACCGACCGGGCGAAGCCCGCCGTGCCGTTCGGCGGGATGTACCGGATGGTGGACTTCGTGCTGTCGAACCTGGCGAACGCCGGGTTCCTGAAGATCGTGGTGCTGACCCAGTACAAGTCCCACTCACTGGACCGGCACATCACCAAGACCTGGCGGATGTCGACCCTGCTCGGCAACTACGTCACCCCGGTGCCGGCGCAGCAGCGTCGCGGGCCGTGGTGGTTCGCCGGCTCGGCCGACGCGATCTACCAGAGCTTCAACCTGATCTACGACGAGCAGCCGGACTACGTCCTGGTCTTCGGTGCCGACCACATCTACCGGATGGACCCCCGGCAGATGGTGGACGCGCACATCGCCTCCGGGGCGGCGGTGACCGTCGCCGGCATCCGGCAGCCGCTGGCGATGGCCGACCAGTTCGGCGTGATCGAGGTGGGCGAGGACGGCCAGCGGATCCGCGCGTTCCGGGAGAAGCCCACCGACGCGGTCGGCCTGCCCGACGCCCCGGACCAGATCTACGCCTCGATGGGCAACTACGTCTTCACCACGAAGGCGCTGATCGAGGCGTTGGAGGGCGACGCGGAGGACAAGACCAGCAAGCACGACATGGGCGGCAGCATCATTCCGATGCTGGTCGAGCGGGGCGAGGCGAACGTCTACGACTTCCGCGACAACGATGTGCCCGGCAGCACCGACCGGGACCGTGGCTACTGGCGCGACGTGGGGACGCTGGACTCGTTCTTCGACGCCCACATGGACCTGATCAACGTGCATCCGGTGTTCAACCTGTACAACTTCGAGTGGCCGATCTACACCGGGCAGCTCACGTACCCGCCGGCGAAGTTCGTCCACCAGTGGGGGGAGCGGGTCGGCCGGGCGGTCGCCTCGATGGTGTCACCCGGGGCGGTGATCTCCGGCTCGCTGGTGGAGAACTCGATCGTGTCGCCGAAGGTGAAGGTGCACTCCTGGGCGCACGTGGACGGCGCGGTGCTGATGGAGGGTGTCGAGATCGGCCGGCACGCGGTGGTGCGCCGGGCCATCCTGGACAAGAACGTGTACGTCCCGGAGGGCGCCGAGATCGGCGTCGACCTGGAGAAGGACCGCCAGCGGTACACCGTCTCCGACAACGGCATCGTGGTGATCGGCAAGGGGCAGCGGGTCGAGGTCTGA
- the pgm gene encoding phosphoglucomutase (alpha-D-glucose-1,6-bisphosphate-dependent): MVHARAGKPAEPADLVDVPRLVTAYYAEHPDPADPAQQVSFGTSGHRGSSLRNAFNEHHILAVTQALCDYRRAQGVDGPLFLARDTHALSAPAAVSALEVLAANDVTVLVDSRDGYTPTPALSHAVLTYNRGRDAGLADGIVITPSHNPPDDGGFKYNPTNGGPADTDATRWIQDRANAILAAGLGEVKRVPYARARAADTTGTYDFLAGYVDDLPAAIDVAAIRDAGVRIGADPLGGASVAYWGEIAERHKLDLTVVNPAVDPTWRFMTLDTDGKIRMDCSSPNAMASLIAARADFQVSTGNDADADRHGIVTPDGGLMNPNHYLAVAIAHLFRTRTAWRPDAAVGKTLVSSSMIDRVAADLGRTLLEVPVGFKWFVPGLLDGTVGFGGEESAGASFLRRDGSTWTTDKDGILLCLLAAEIIASTGRTPSQHYTDLTERFGAPAYARIDAPASREEKAVLGKLSPEQVTATELAGEPITATLTAAPGNGAALGGLKVTTASGWFAARPSGTEDVYKIYAESFQGPEHLTRIQEEAKDLVSAVLAGR, translated from the coding sequence GTGGTTCACGCCCGCGCCGGCAAGCCGGCCGAGCCCGCCGACCTGGTCGACGTGCCCCGGCTGGTCACCGCCTACTACGCCGAGCACCCGGATCCGGCCGACCCCGCGCAGCAGGTGTCGTTCGGCACGTCCGGGCACCGGGGGTCGAGCCTGCGTAACGCCTTCAACGAGCACCACATCCTGGCCGTCACCCAGGCGCTCTGCGACTACCGGCGGGCGCAGGGCGTGGACGGGCCGCTGTTCCTGGCCCGGGACACCCACGCGCTGTCCGCCCCGGCGGCGGTGAGCGCGCTGGAGGTGCTGGCCGCCAACGACGTGACGGTGCTGGTGGACAGCCGGGACGGCTACACGCCCACGCCCGCGTTGTCGCACGCGGTGCTGACGTACAACCGGGGGCGCGACGCCGGTCTGGCCGACGGCATCGTGATCACCCCGTCGCACAACCCGCCGGACGACGGCGGGTTCAAGTACAACCCCACCAACGGCGGTCCGGCCGACACCGACGCCACCCGGTGGATCCAGGACCGGGCGAACGCGATCCTGGCCGCCGGGCTCGGCGAGGTGAAGCGGGTCCCGTACGCGCGGGCGCGGGCCGCCGACACCACCGGGACGTACGACTTCCTGGCCGGCTACGTCGACGACCTGCCGGCGGCGATCGACGTGGCGGCGATCCGGGACGCCGGGGTGCGGATCGGCGCGGACCCGCTCGGCGGGGCCAGCGTGGCGTACTGGGGGGAGATCGCCGAGCGGCACAAGCTGGACCTGACCGTGGTGAACCCGGCCGTCGACCCGACCTGGCGGTTCATGACCCTGGACACCGACGGCAAGATCCGGATGGACTGTTCGTCGCCGAACGCGATGGCCTCGCTGATCGCGGCCCGCGCCGACTTCCAGGTCTCCACCGGCAACGACGCGGACGCCGACCGGCACGGCATCGTCACCCCGGACGGCGGGTTGATGAACCCGAACCACTACCTGGCGGTGGCGATCGCCCACCTGTTCCGGACCCGTACCGCGTGGCGGCCGGACGCGGCGGTCGGCAAGACCCTGGTCTCCTCGTCCATGATCGACCGGGTGGCCGCCGACCTGGGGCGGACGCTGCTGGAGGTACCGGTCGGGTTCAAGTGGTTCGTGCCGGGGCTGCTCGACGGCACGGTCGGTTTCGGCGGCGAGGAGAGCGCCGGCGCGTCCTTCCTGCGGCGGGACGGGAGCACCTGGACCACCGACAAGGACGGCATCCTGCTCTGCCTGCTGGCGGCCGAGATCATCGCCAGCACCGGCCGGACCCCGAGTCAGCACTACACCGACCTGACCGAGCGGTTCGGCGCGCCCGCGTACGCCCGGATCGACGCCCCGGCCAGCCGGGAGGAGAAGGCGGTGCTGGGCAAGCTCTCCCCGGAGCAGGTCACCGCGACCGAGCTGGCCGGTGAGCCGATCACCGCGACGCTGACCGCCGCGCCGGGCAACGGCGCGGCGCTGGGCGGCCTGAAGGTGACCACCGCGTCCGGGTGGTTCGCCGCCCGGCCGTCCGGCACCGAGGACGTCTACAAGATCTACGCCGAGTCGTTCCAGGGCCCGGAGCACCTGACCCGGATCCAGGAGGAGGCGAAGGACCTGGTATCGGCGGTGCTCGCCGGACGATGA